The DNA window GAACTTATCGAGTTATTTGCATGTAGAACTGAACGAATCTATCCTACTATCTTCTGATGCATCTACAGGAACTGAGACTGCATTACTACTTGATGGATAGATAACAACAGGTAGTagatgtccatgatggtgctCATTTTGTACAATACTTATGGatcctttcagctacaacacattgCACGATGAGCAGTGTTGGCGGTCGATTTTCATGACTTTTACGCTAAAATTTTCATGGATTTATACTTTTTTTTGATCAAAATCATGCTTAAATTATTTAACCCCACTAGTTTTGGTGATTATTTGATTCCGGGAGCTCACTACATAAATTTCGGCCAAAAAATCCAGACCGGCACTGAGGCGAATACCTACCAAACTTCACCTGCAGGGCCTCAAACACTAATCCAATCAACCATGATCGGCACATCATCAAGTAAAATATTCTACAGTCAAAAGGCTTGAACCATAGATTGATGGGCCCACTTACAGTGACTACCGAGGTCTTCAGGCTCAAAACTGCCTTCCCGAGGCATTTGCACACATTGATCAACACGGTGCATCAAAAGGCTAAGAGGACCCAGAGACAGGCCGACCGGCCTCTAACTTCCACGCCTCAAAGCAACGCAACTGTTACCGACCTCCTGAAGTCATTAGATACGTCCACAGGAAAGTGGTGGCACGTGGCAGCATCCCTAGGCCGGCTGGCTTGGCCCTGCAACGCCACGTATCCATCTTCGCGTACAAGCTGTTAACCGTCATACCTTCTTACAAAACAAGCTAAGCAGCGAGTACCGACCTTAAGAAGCTATAAATAGCTGCCCAAACCTCCATTCACGGCACACCATCCTTGGAGAAAAGTTGAGTTTTTAGTTTAGGGTCCATTTGTTTTCGATTTTTCATCCAGATTCGCTTCCAGTAATCAGCTAACGCAACCAAAGGGCGCAGAGGGGCAACGCGATTCCACGGAATCGGCTGATTCCTGCAGTACAACGACGCAGCGGTAGGAAGGCCAGATTTCGTAGATTTTAGCCACCAAAATACCCGCATGCCATCGGTTATGTTGTAACGCTTCGGTCCTTCTATTCTTTTCCCCACCCCACGAACAGAGCTGCGCACTCGATAGCTGCTCGGGCTCTCCTCCACGCCAGCTAGggttgctgccgccgccccctcgACGCCCTGCTGCCGGCACCTCCAGCTCCGGCATCCGACGCCCTCACGCACGGCGCACCCTCATGCCTCCTTCGAAGAGCCAGGCTGCGGGTATCGGGCTCTCCTCCATGGGTGGCTAGGGTTGGCGCCTAAGGCCCCTTCACGCCGTCTCGTCGACGCCCCGTCCAAGCGCCGCCCCGtcctgccgccggcgcctccGACTCTGGACTCCGGCACCCTCACGCGCGGCGGCCCCCTCCACTCGACGCCCTCCCGCCTCCATCGAAGATACGGGCTCGGGGCTCGGGGCTCGGGTTGCCGCCGGCGCCCCTTCCACGCCCTGCGGCCGGCGCCCCTTCCACGCCGTGCTGCCGGCGCCCCATCCaagctctgccgccggcgcctccAAATCCAGCCTCTCACGCCTTCACGCGGTCACCTCCCCTGCTCCTGTCCACTGCTGCAGCAGCCATCCAGATCCGGCCTGCAAGGTTCATCCTAAACTGAATTTGCTGAAACACTCTTTAAAACAAGATTAGATCGAGTAGGCTTTTGTGCTAGTTGGAGGATTGGTAAAAGAAAATTGTATATGTATGCAGAGATTATTTTGATACAAACAAGGCGTAAATTAAGAAGTTGTCTAGTAGTTGTTTGCTTTTGTTACCAAAAATTCTTGCACGAACATGATGGTCGATTTCCTGATAGTTGTGTGTATCAACCCCAAGCCAGTGTCTGGTCTCGGATGTTCTGCTTTGCAGTAGCTTAAACTGTGTCCTTCCCctgtttttttttcttactGAGATTGTTATTGGAAGTTGGTTCAGTTCCTTTTTGTATTTGGTTGCATTGTTGCAACAGGTACCTCCTCCTATGATGCTGTACAGTTTTGGGTGTTCGGAGGCAACAGTACAAGTATCACGACGAAGTCGATGCTGGTTTTTTTGTACTTTACTGCATTGCTCCATTGTAGCTTTAACCAGTCGAGTGGAGTGAGCGTTGATTGATTGTGACCTGATGGAAGTGGTATGGTTAATTCTGGCACCAACCTCCAACCATCATGTGTCTGTTTGGTTCATGGGCTTATGCTAGCCTGGTTAGAATATGAAGCCAGACCAGCTCAAACCTCTCTACTAATGCATGGTTCATGTTTGGTTCCTTGTATAAGTGAAGCATGGTTTACTTTATTAGTCATTGAACTCGTGATATTGATTTGTTGTTCAATATATCATATTTTTGCTAGTTGGAAGAATGTTGAAGCTAAATACTGACTAAAGCGTCAATCCTAAGACCTTAGCACCTGCTTAGCATAAATTTCTAGAAATTCTTATGTTCTAGTGTTTGTATTTGTGACTGTGACAAGCTAGCCTGCTTGCAGTATAAAGTCGCCAATTATATCGTGATGTGTTAGAACAAATGAGCTGACTAGTTGTAGTACCAAATAACATCATTAGCTTTCACAAAAACATGGCCCTCTGAGCATACTTGCCATAAAAAACCGGTTTATGAGATAAGCCCAAGCTCAGCCATCTAGGCTTGGTGGTCTTCTGTCTGTTCTTATGCATGTGTCAGGCTCCACAGTGGCGGAGCCAGGGCCCGTGCTGGGCGTGCTGCAGCACGGGCCCAGCCCAATTTATCCCATATAAATTGCTATATTAATTAGACCCAAAGCAATATTATTTAGCATAATTTTGATCAGTTTAGCACTTGTCCATTGGTTAAGCCCGGGCTGGGCAGCCTTTCTGGCTCCGCCCCTGAGGCTCCAAATCTTGTTCTTTGTTCAATCTATCTAGGATGATTGGAAAAGTAAATTTTTTGGAGCAACAGCATTTAAGCTTTGTAATCTTTTGTAACAGCATTTAAGCTTTGTAATCTTTACGATTTTGCAGATTTCTTCTCCGAAAGATGTAACTTCTGTCTTCGAAAGCCCACACAAGATATATGTTGGCAACCTTGCCTGGTCTGTTCACCCTCAAGAAGCGAGAGAACTCTTTATCCAGTGTGGAACCGTTATTAGTACAAGGCTGCTGACAGAACGCAAAGGAAGGGGAAACCTTTTCTTTGGCTCGCTTGAGGCCGCATTAAAAGCTTGATAGAACAGTAAGGTTATTCTCTACAGAACACTATGTTTATGATTTAGACTTTGAAAGCTAGGTTTTTCTAGAATTTCAGACCTAATAAGATGTAAATTATGAATATTTTTGTTCATTCTTTTTATTGATACTAGTATGGCTGAGAAGGCGGTGTGGGATAAGGAAAATGTGAAGTAGTTATGTGACATATGCATGCGTGAGGTTAATGCTGGGCATAGGCCATTAGGTCATTTGAATAGAGTCGGATGGAAGAatgttgcagaaaagtttgaacaGAAAACTGGTCGGAAACTAGAACATTTGCAACTCAAGAATAAATGGGATGCTCTCAAAAGAAGTTATACTATTTTTGTGGAGTTAAAAAATGCTGCCACTGGACTTGGTTGGAATGATGAAAAGCAGACTGTAGATTGTTCAGATAAATGGTGGAACGAGCATCTTGCGGTGAGTGTCACAACAATTATCATTTTGTAGTTTTCTTGGATATTTTGTAGTATCTAAttgaaccaatgtattgcaaaGATGCGACGATCCAAGTAATGGAAGGAAATGCAAACATGTTCAGTTTAGAAAACGTGGTCCGGACAACTTGGAGGCGATGCACATCATGTTTGGAAGTGCACATGTTACTGGGGCATCTgccaaacagctttcagctttcccacagctgtcagctcacagcagctttcccacagctgattccagaaatcagattttcaggaatccacagctgaaccaaacacacccttagtCACTCTACCTTAGTGTAAAATAAGGAGAGAGTGAGGTGAGAGCCAAGCTAGGAGAGGAGCCGGGTTCCTCGATCCTACTCCGACTCTGTAGCCACCTCGGAGGAATAGAGCTAAGTTCCTCGTTTATCTTCGATGTCTCGCTAGTTCTTATTTTTAGTAATTTGTTTATTTACTTTCGTTGATCTACGGGATTTCTTGTTTGCGTGGTTAGCAAGTTCTATCCATTTGGGGTTTCTTCTAGCCTTAACGTGTGGCGGAAGTTAGTGACTCGATAGTTTAGGCTTGGTGCTTAGACTTGGTTAGTTACCTCGGGTTGTATTCCACCCATGGAATAAtatggtaggcggcaggtgctgacagccctgtccgtccCTCATAGTCCATCACGTTCGGGTGTTTTCATAACAGTAGTAGCAGATTGTTGTTGGACTCCCTTAGGGATGGCAATGGGTCGGGTTCAGGTCGGGTGGAGCCAAAACCCGACCCATGAGAAAATGACATCGGGTCGAAAACTAAACCCACACCCACACCCATGGGTGGAATTTTGCACCCATGCCCGAACCCGTCGGGTTTCGGGTCGGGTGCGGGTGCGGGTGCCCATCGGGTTTTGCAATCAAATATGCGCTGAAGCAAAAATCAAAGAAATTTTGGTAACTAAATTCATACAGCCACATAAATCCATAACATAAATACTGTTCCAACAAGCACTTGACCGCCGGAGCAGGGGGCGCGTCGGGCTTGGGCGTGGAGCAGGGGGCCGGACCGCCGGAGCACTGGAGCAGGGGGTGCGTCGGGGGGCGGAcggggtggcagagcaggggcCAGACCGCCGGAGCAGGGGGCGCGTCGGGCTTGGGCGCGGAGCAGGGGGGCCAGACCGCCGAAGTagggggcgcgtcggggggcgAACAGGGGGCGGGAGCAGGGGGCCGGACCGCCGAAGCATGGGCGCGTCGGGCTTGGGCGACGCCGCGACGGGCTGCTACAGTGCTGCTGGTGGGCGGTGGCGGCTGGCAGCTGCTGGTGGGTAAAGGACTAAGGGATGGGGGGAGGTGGGGGTTAGGTTACTCCGTATATATTGGATCTATTGTTGGGCTGGGCCAAAACTCGTAAAAGGCTTCTTTTCGGACGGGCATCCATGGTTTTGATTTGAAACCCGAACCCACGCCTGAAATTAGACGGGTCGGGTTCGGGCGGACCCATGGGTGCAAAATAGCACCCAAACCCACCCCCGTCGGGTCCGAAACCCGACGGGCGCCCGAACCCGTGGACTCGATTGTCATCTCTAGACTCCCCTCTCACCCTTTTCTGAAGTCCTTCGTGTTCCGGTCGCCGAAGCAGATCAAGTTAGTAGATAGCAAGTTATCTGCGAAATGAGTTGACTAACTGAAGTTAAGCTCTCTACCCTCTTACCTCTTCTCCCCTGGTGGGTCCGGTTGAATACTTTTAGGTCCGGTCGCGCTTATCGTTCCTTGGATTTGATATCCCAGGTAAACTCCCTGATAAAAGCTACATCAGTAGTATttgtgcgcttgcggattagtTCCTATAGGCTAAGAAAGTGCCAGCAAGCGGATACATTTGATGACTCCATATCCATGTGTTTGCCAAGATTGAAGAAGATAACGATCTTGTTTTATCTATCATTATACTCAAGTTGtcattttctatgaattttcgCTGGTTGTAACATCACTCGTAGGAAAGGTTTCTACCTTTCATTGTAATTGCACTGCAAATAAATAGTTACTCCGTGGCATGTATTAAACAATAATTTTTCAATGTAGATAGTAGTAATTATTTCTCTATTGTACTAATATAACTTTTTGGGCTAAATAGCAGTAATTACCTTCTTGATATTTTATCTCACATACTTTTCCCTGTCACCGATCCCATTATCAAACTTAAAAGTTACTTCTCGGATGCAACTAGTATTTTTACGGTTGCGGCACCAATCTGACGTGTTTTTACGGCCAACGGCAGTCGTCGGAACTCTGGCCATAACATCGAACGTCGATCATGTCGGAGCTCCGGCCAGAACGTCCATCAAGCCTAAAAATCGTTTACAAAATTGAGTAAATTATGGTGGACACCAGCAGACATTAAAAACAGCTATGCAGTAACGTTGGAAATATTCTTTACCGTATGGGATGCAAAATTTTGATTTTTACGGCCAGGATGGTTTGCCGGAGCTCTGGCGGAGGTGCCGCCGGGAATATTGAATATTATTCAGCTCACAGTGAATTAAATAGACCAgttctctctctctatataccCACGTGCTATTCTACATCTTAGGTGTAGTTATATCTAACTAATTACTGAACAAATTTTTAGTAATAACTACCGCGCGATAACTGAATGTCTTTTTGAATGTCATTTTAAGTAATTTGACAACTTGATTTAGTAACTGCTGGATGTAAAATAGTATTATCGTGCATGTCTCTCTCTGTGCgtgtctatatatatatatatgcgccCTTCATCACATTCAAGGAGATCACAATACTCGAGGCGACACTGTCAGATTAAGTATATATCAACACTGTACTATTATTGTCCGTCAATATGCCAGCAGCCAGCCAACTTTATTTATGGATTTAATAAAAGGTAACCTTAATAAAGGAAGTTAAAacaagagagagaaagaagaagaagaaggaggaggaaaAGAGAGCTCAACTGCTTGTATCCGCAGAGATACAGAGTTCGTGAATGAAACAGGTAGGCACCACTATAAGATAGGTAGGATAGATAGGGATAGGTAGGAGCGAGTAGGATTAAACAAACTTGGAGGCGAGGCGAGCACCGACCAATTATATAATAAGCGAGTAAGTGAAACTAAACAAGGACTGGAGCAGGAgtcgtcggcgccgccgccactggccggggcgccggcggcgacgacgacgacgttgCCGGTGGCTTGCCCCGGCCCATGGTGAAGCCGCGCGTGCCGTCAGGCATCCTGGGGCCCTGGGGAGGAGGCTGCCTGGGGCTGAAGGGGCACTTCTGGGAGGAAgcctgctgctgcctgctgccggGGCTGGACGGGCACTTGGCCTGCTGCCTCGGGCTGGAGGGGTCGAAGTGCCCGACCATGCCGGCCGGAGCGGACTGCGGGCTGTGCGGCGCCGTCACGTGAAGCTTCCCTCGTCCTCTCGCCCACCCTTTCTGCTGCTTGATCCCCCCATTCTGGTGATCAGCATCCTGCTGCGTCTGCTGCTGATGATGATTCCAGGCACAAATTAATAAACTAGTTGAGTACTGAACTGAATCGACGCCTTGCCGCCACTGCAGAGTGCAGATGAGACGAGGTTGCTTACATGAGCCTCAGGTGATGAGTTGTCCGCCGTCGGGGAGTCGGACGACATCTGGGAGTGCGGCGAGTCGTCGTCGGAGCCCACAAAGTGGTCGAAATCTGGCCGCTTCAGcctcatcacggacttgggctGAAAAATCAAGCAAAGTCGTCGTCACTGATGGCTGCTTGCAGTTAACTCGATCGTCAAGAGCCAAGACATGGTGGATGGAGATGAAGGGAGCTGAGCTCCGGGAGCTGACCGAGCGCCTGAGCACGGTGCGGACGCGGAGGCCTTTCCTCCAGTTCCGCTCATCGTTCAGCTTCTCCACTGCTTTCTCAGCTTGCTGTGAGGTCTCGTACTCCACGAGTGCGTGCATCTTATTGCTCACTAGTGTGTCTGACTTGGAAGCCGCCCTTGCCGTGCTAGGCTCCTGTGGATGGCATATCTTGATGTTCTTCACGCTGAACACACAACACCAAAGAAATATATGTGATCTACTGACGCGCGCGTTTTCAGACAGAAATGGCTGCCTGACCTTCCGACGACACCAAAGATCTTCTCGAGGCTGTTTCTTGACGAGTCCTCCGGCAGATTCTCTGCTATGATCATGCGAGACTGCAGTTCTTCCTTGTGCTTCTCAGTGAATGGCTGCCTGCGCCGGACTTTCTTGCCGTCATCGCTGACAATCTGCATGCACATATCTCTCATCGATCTGTTGCAGCTACCAAATAATAAATTAAAGGTTGCCGGAGTACTACTTAATGTGAGCAGCTAGCGTGCCGTCGTAGCTTGCTTACAAGCTTTGTGGAGGTGCGAAGAGCCTTCACCAGCATCTGGTTGGTTGCCCCGAGAGACTTGATCTTCTTCCAGGACGCAATCACCGACAGCGGAACTGATCGATCGACATTCACGAAGAGAAGAGAAGGTTATTATGGATCCATCTCATTGCGGGATACGATggacaatatagatatatacatatactactTATTACCGTAGCCTTCTGTGTCTTTGTTCATGATCTTGAGCAAGAACTCGTTGGCCACCAGATTGATGTCGCTGAACTGGTACTCCACCTGCTTGACAATCTTCTGCGTGACGTCCGCGGTGGCGCCGGTCCCCTTAGCCTGCGCGCTGTTGCTcccggcggctgcggctgcggcgccGAACTTGGCGTGCGCGAAGTCCGGCATGAAGAAGACGGGCTCGTGATCGTGGAAGAAGCTCCAGTCGGGCGTGAGGCCGGCCTGCATCTGCATGAAGGGCGAGTAGTAGCCTCCCGCCGGCGCCGACATGGGGCTGGCGGCGTTGGGCGACATGGGCACGAACTCGGGCGCGTGCACGTTGAACTTGAACGGCGTCGCCGGCGCTGACGACGACACCACCAGTGGTCTGTCGCGatcggcaccgccgccgccgtcttcctcgGAATTGGTCCCGGCCTTGGAATTGGTGGTGCACTTGTTGACGACGACGTCGCTGCTCTCCTGCGCCATGGCGAGCgacgggcggtggcggtggactAAGAGTATTAACCGATCGATCGACCGATCGGCGTGCAGGGGTTGGGGAAGACGGCGATTTATACATATAATAAGTAAGTAGATGGATGGGCAGGGCAGGCCAGCGTCGATGGAGAATGAGACCAGACCGGCCACTCGTTGTTTGTGAAGCGAGAGCGTTTTCCTCGCAtgcgcatgcatgcatgtcaTCGCCCGTTGACCGCTCTCGCTCGCTGCCTTCCATGCACGCATGTTGTAGCAAAGGCACGTTACGTGCAAATGAAAGACGGAGTTACGGACCAGAGCCCACGGAGGCCCACCCCAGCACGAACTACTCCCGCTTCAAACAACCATCTTTCTTTagggatttttttaaaaaagaattaaaaaattaaattcgaaaaaaggtGCCGATTGACAAAATTTCGagaaatgggtacctcccgcccgatcaacgggcgggaggcgtggggccggggacctcccgcccatccaacgggtgGGACGTCCCAAAACTATTTCCagacccctcccgagggcctcttcgagAATAAGAAAccttttttattcgcgaagagactcCTGACGCGGCCGCGGGGGGCGTCCCGCCCgctgggcgggcgggcgggaggtagtgccgaggggcatcccgcccctCTACTAAAGTGGGTTGGAAGGCATGTATGCCTAATCTATGCGGGCGGGCGGAAGGTCCCCCTGCTATATAAGCCCCCCACCTACCCCTAAATTCCCATTTTTTTCAGCAAAAacgaggaaaaaaagaaagggaggagaggaagagagaagaggaagcggcgaagccctgttgacaggtcggtttggaggtatattctcattctagtcgtataattacttgaaaataactataatctaggaaatatttcttagggtagttatattttgaatagtatttagtattttcaattgtttttagtataatttatattctgaatagaaTCTGAAAAATATAATAtgggaatcgctgaaacttagggtcgttgtgtattaatatgtagtataactagtttattaatgattgacagatatgtcttccgagaagggtattttcagtatatattacggagaaggaaatgtgatttatgtgCCGAATgtggtagatttaagtgaattcaactgtgcgggcAGAGGAATTACCGGACCGCACTAGAGgatatttgaatccctatgcaactggttaatgaggggattaaggattaatcaggagacacacactgtgagtgttcagtgcgtcataaatcgtaccacttacgctttgatctgggagctgatgccacttgcaagcaacgaggactggttatCTTATCTACAAAATGCAAGTTATTGGCAATGGCCAATGGTACTCCTTGACAGTGTGCACCAGAACcatttgataaacattgaagctgctccgggggatAAAAATGTTGATGACGAAGTTGAGGAGCCAAatattgaggcaggtggcatcgcagcacctcaatgcgtggctgatgagggggagaacatacttcttattgttgaacagctgcaagacgaagaacgtgaat is part of the Panicum hallii strain FIL2 chromosome 2, PHallii_v3.1, whole genome shotgun sequence genome and encodes:
- the LOC112883081 gene encoding la-related protein 6C-like; its protein translation is MAQESSDVVVNKCTTNSKAGTNSEEDGGGGADRDRPLVVSSSAPATPFKFNVHAPEFVPMSPNAASPMSAPAGGYYSPFMQMQAGLTPDWSFFHDHEPVFFMPDFAHAKFGAAAAAAGSNSAQAKGTGATADVTQKIVKQVEYQFSDINLVANEFLLKIMNKDTEGYVPLSVIASWKKIKSLGATNQMLVKALRTSTKLIVSDDGKKVRRRQPFTEKHKEELQSRMIIAENLPEDSSRNSLEKIFGVVGSVKNIKICHPQEPSTARAASKSDTLVSNKMHALVEYETSQQAEKAVEKLNDERNWRKGLRVRTVLRRSPKSVMRLKRPDFDHFVGSDDDSPHSQMSSDSPTADNSSPEAHQTQQDADHQNGGIKQQKGWARGRGKLHVTAPHSPQSAPAGMVGHFDPSSPRQQAKCPSSPGSRQQQASSQKCPFSPRQPPPQGPRMPDGTRGFTMGRGKPPATSSSSPPAPRPVAAAPTTPAPVLV